From Pseudomonas alcaligenes, a single genomic window includes:
- a CDS encoding MerR family transcriptional regulator: protein MKIGELAQRSGLTPSRIRFYEEKGLLGNVVRQANGYRHYPAEALLFLNIITGAQQAGFSLQEILEVMPVESSNWEHEQLIGVLQRKMDKIEAIEKRMAHNRQQLQLMIQSIQETPEGMNCTENAERIMEGLIRNGWKP from the coding sequence ATGAAAATCGGTGAGCTAGCCCAGCGCAGTGGGCTGACCCCTTCCCGCATACGGTTCTATGAGGAAAAGGGCCTCCTAGGCAATGTGGTGCGCCAGGCCAATGGCTATCGCCACTATCCCGCGGAGGCCTTGCTCTTCCTGAACATCATCACCGGCGCCCAGCAAGCAGGTTTCTCCTTGCAGGAGATACTCGAAGTCATGCCTGTCGAAAGCTCAAACTGGGAGCACGAGCAACTGATCGGCGTCCTGCAACGCAAAATGGACAAGATCGAAGCCATTGAAAAGCGGATGGCGCATAACAGGCAGCAGCTGCAGTTGATGATCCAGTCCATACAGGAGACGCCTGAGGGGATGAACTGTACCGAGAATGCAGAGCGGATAATGGAAGGGCTCATCCGAAATGGATGGAAGCCCTGA